Proteins encoded together in one Gemmatimonadetes bacterium T265 window:
- a CDS encoding oxidoreductase yields MTEFPLQGLRSVDLEVAELDAAAEFYATVWGLELAERRADTAWLRGTGDDPHLLALHVGPRAAIRSMTFRAAPAADLDALGAAMAAEGAALVHGARPLDEHGGGVGVAARDGQGRTIRIVQGDVRAEPRPYDRDRPERLAHVNVNSDDVARDVRFFELALGFRLSDRSTMMAFVRTNRDHHSVVIAAAPANTLNHVAFQVPTWEGVMRAAGRVVDHGVPIGWGPGRHGPGDNVFAYFVDPFGFVVEYTTEVLQVDDGYRVGGPADWTWPAGRTDQWGIAPPKTPECKAAQLAIPFA; encoded by the coding sequence ATGACCGAGTTCCCGCTCCAGGGCCTGCGCAGCGTCGACCTCGAGGTCGCGGAGCTCGACGCCGCGGCCGAGTTCTACGCGACCGTCTGGGGGCTCGAACTCGCCGAGCGCCGCGCGGACACGGCCTGGCTGCGCGGCACTGGCGACGACCCGCACCTGCTCGCGCTGCACGTGGGCCCCCGCGCCGCCATCCGCTCGATGACCTTCCGCGCCGCGCCCGCGGCCGACCTCGACGCGCTCGGGGCGGCGATGGCCGCGGAGGGTGCGGCTCTCGTGCACGGCGCGCGGCCGCTCGACGAGCACGGAGGCGGCGTGGGCGTCGCGGCGCGGGACGGGCAGGGCCGCACGATCCGCATCGTGCAGGGCGACGTGCGGGCCGAGCCGCGGCCCTACGACCGCGACCGGCCCGAGCGCCTCGCGCACGTCAACGTCAACAGCGACGACGTCGCGCGCGACGTCCGCTTCTTCGAGCTGGCGCTCGGCTTCCGCCTGTCGGACCGCTCGACGATGATGGCCTTCGTGCGCACCAACCGCGACCACCACTCGGTGGTCATCGCCGCGGCGCCCGCGAACACGCTCAACCACGTGGCGTTCCAGGTGCCCACGTGGGAGGGCGTGATGCGCGCCGCGGGGCGCGTCGTCGACCACGGCGTGCCGATCGGCTGGGGTCCCGGCCGCCACGGGCCCGGCGACAACGTGTTCGCCTACTTCGTCGACCCTTTCGGCTTCGTCGTCGAGTACACGACCGAGGTGCTGCAGGTCGACGACGGCTACCGCGTCGGCGGCCCCGCCGACTGGACGTGGCCGGCGGGACGCACCGACCAGTGGGGCATCGCGCCGCCCAAGACGCCCGAGTGCAAGGCCGCCCAGCTCGCCATCCCGTTCGCCTGA
- the pobA gene encoding 4-hydroxybenzoate 3-monooxygenase produces the protein MSAHEGRTAVAIVGAGPAGLLLGRLLDQAGVDSVILERRDRAYVERRLRAGVLEQGTVDLLRAAGAGERMDREGLVHEGFFLQFDGVRHRIPMTELTGGRSITVYGQHEVVKDLVAARLGEGGHAGGGPLHFEVGDLSVHGVDADGPTVRFTRGGEAHALRCDYIAGCDGFHGVCRRAVPADAVRTYERAYPFGWLGILAASPPATHELVYAYHDRGFALSSMRSATVSRLYVQCAPDDAVAAWPDERVWAELHARLDTADGPPLAEGPVLEKGVTAMRSFVTEPMRYGRLFLAGDAAHVVPPTGAKGMNLAVADVRVLAEGLVACYREGRTDLLDAYSETCLRRVWRAEHFSWWMTSMLHRFPGDDAFGQRLQLSQLRYTCASVAAATSLAENYVGLDRV, from the coding sequence GTGAGCGCGCACGAAGGGCGCACCGCGGTCGCGATCGTCGGCGCGGGGCCTGCGGGGCTGCTGCTCGGCCGGTTGCTCGACCAGGCCGGCGTCGATTCGGTGATCCTCGAGCGGCGCGACCGTGCGTACGTCGAGCGGCGGCTGCGCGCGGGGGTGTTGGAGCAGGGCACCGTAGACCTCCTGCGCGCGGCCGGCGCGGGGGAGCGCATGGACCGCGAGGGGCTCGTGCACGAGGGCTTCTTCCTGCAGTTCGACGGCGTGCGCCACCGCATCCCGATGACCGAGCTGACCGGCGGGCGCTCGATCACGGTCTACGGGCAGCACGAAGTGGTGAAGGACCTCGTCGCGGCGCGGTTGGGCGAGGGCGGCCACGCGGGCGGTGGGCCGCTCCACTTCGAGGTCGGCGACCTCTCGGTGCACGGCGTCGACGCCGACGGGCCGACGGTGCGCTTCACGCGCGGCGGGGAGGCGCACGCGTTGCGCTGCGACTACATCGCGGGGTGCGACGGATTCCACGGCGTGTGCCGCCGTGCGGTCCCGGCCGACGCGGTCCGGACTTACGAGCGCGCGTACCCGTTCGGCTGGTTAGGCATCCTCGCGGCCTCGCCGCCCGCGACGCACGAGCTGGTCTACGCGTACCACGACCGCGGCTTCGCACTCTCCAGCATGCGCTCGGCGACGGTGAGCCGGCTGTACGTGCAGTGCGCGCCGGACGACGCGGTGGCGGCGTGGCCCGACGAGCGGGTGTGGGCGGAGCTTCACGCGCGCCTCGACACCGCCGACGGCCCGCCGCTCGCGGAGGGGCCGGTGCTGGAGAAGGGGGTGACGGCGATGCGGAGCTTCGTGACCGAGCCGATGCGGTACGGGCGGCTGTTCTTGGCCGGGGACGCGGCGCACGTCGTGCCGCCGACGGGGGCGAAGGGGATGAACCTCGCGGTCGCGGACGTGCGGGTGCTGGCCGAGGGCCTCGTGGCCTGCTACCGCGAGGGGCGTACGGACCTGCTCGACGCGTACTCCGAGACCTGCCTGCGGCGCGTGTGGCGGGCCGAACACTTCTCGTGGTGGATGACGAGCATGCTGCACCGCTTCCCGGGGGACGACGCGTTCGGGCAGCGGCTGCAGCTCTCGCAGCTCCGCTACACGTGCGCGTCGGTCGCCGCGGCGACGAGCCTGGCGGAGAACTACGTGGGGCTGGACCGTGTCTGA
- a CDS encoding Fis family transcriptional regulator, which translates to MTPTGLTPRVLVVDDDRVFRLSTAALLEADGYAVHAVANGQEAVEALRASRFDAMLLDLKMPGADGIAVVEALRLWGDGIPVLMISGFGTVGDAVRALQIGADDFLTKPVEPDLLSARLGELLERRPAARADAGAARGGMVGRVPAMLALFSALAQVAPTESTVLITGETGTGKELAARAVHQQSGRRGGPFVAVDCGALSEGLLESELFGHVRGAFTGATRDKPGLFEAASGGTIFLDEIGGVSVALQQRLLRVLQEREATRVGAIRPTRVAVRVIAATNRELRAEVRAGRFREDLFYRLNVFPVELPALRDRRGDIPLLVEHALARTGRKTTAISCCSPFATRLLRAYDWPGNVRELFAVVERAAILAGGGRIEAQHLPPEVREAGGAGTGPDVRYRTDGAEGDEREAIVAALAQTGGALARAADLLGMGRTTLWRKLKAYGLDATEPAGRPKG; encoded by the coding sequence ATGACACCGACCGGCCTAACGCCGCGCGTCCTCGTCGTCGATGACGACCGCGTCTTCCGCCTCTCCACGGCCGCTCTGCTGGAGGCCGACGGGTACGCCGTGCACGCCGTGGCGAACGGCCAGGAGGCCGTCGAGGCGCTGCGCGCGTCGCGGTTCGACGCGATGCTGCTCGATCTGAAGATGCCCGGCGCGGACGGGATCGCCGTGGTCGAGGCGCTCCGGCTCTGGGGCGACGGGATCCCGGTGCTGATGATCTCGGGCTTCGGCACGGTCGGCGACGCCGTGCGCGCGCTCCAGATCGGCGCCGACGATTTCCTCACCAAACCAGTCGAGCCCGACCTCCTGTCCGCGCGCCTCGGCGAGCTGCTCGAGCGCCGGCCCGCGGCGCGCGCCGACGCGGGCGCGGCACGCGGCGGGATGGTCGGGCGCGTGCCGGCGATGCTCGCCTTGTTCTCGGCGCTCGCCCAGGTCGCGCCGACCGAGTCGACGGTGTTGATCACCGGGGAGACCGGTACCGGTAAGGAGCTGGCCGCGCGCGCGGTTCATCAGCAGTCCGGACGGCGGGGCGGCCCCTTTGTGGCGGTGGACTGCGGCGCGCTCTCGGAGGGGTTGCTGGAAAGCGAGCTGTTCGGCCACGTGCGGGGCGCGTTCACCGGGGCGACGCGCGACAAGCCCGGGCTGTTCGAGGCCGCCTCGGGCGGGACGATCTTCCTCGACGAGATCGGGGGGGTGAGCGTCGCGTTGCAGCAACGGTTGTTGCGCGTGCTGCAGGAGCGCGAGGCGACCCGCGTCGGCGCGATCCGTCCGACGCGGGTCGCCGTTCGCGTGATCGCGGCGACGAACCGGGAGTTGCGGGCGGAGGTGCGGGCCGGGCGGTTCCGCGAGGACCTGTTCTACCGCCTGAACGTGTTCCCGGTGGAGCTGCCCGCGCTGCGCGATCGGCGAGGGGACATCCCGCTCCTCGTCGAGCACGCGCTCGCGCGGACGGGACGGAAGACGACGGCGATCTCCTGCTGCTCGCCGTTCGCGACGCGGCTGCTGCGCGCGTACGACTGGCCCGGCAACGTGCGCGAGCTGTTCGCGGTCGTCGAGCGCGCGGCGATCCTCGCGGGTGGCGGGCGGATCGAGGCGCAGCACCTGCCGCCCGAGGTGCGCGAAGCCGGCGGGGCCGGTACGGGACCGGACGTGCGGTACCGTACGGACGGCGCCGAGGGCGACGAGCGCGAGGCGATCGTCGCCGCCCTCGCGCAGACCGGCGGCGCGCTCGCGCGGGCCGCGGACCTCCTCGGCATGGGACGCACGACCCTCTGGCGCAAGCTCAAAGCGTACGGCCTCGACGCGACCGAACCCGCGGGGCGTCCGAAGGGCTAA
- the mhpA gene encoding 3-(3-hydroxyphenyl)propionate hydroxylase, which produces MYDVAVVGCGPVGALAANLAAGAGLRTLVVDREAEPHPLPRAVHLDHEMMRLFQGAGLVERLVPVMRETEGHLHVGADRGVIRYLGTAGRPRPFGWANDYFFYQPELEDVLRDGLARFPHAELRLGVELERLDQDADGVTLALRAGDEPSAVRARFVVACDGARSRVRKALGIPLDDLDFEEPWLVVDAAVDGPVRFPDLWGVPDAADLQRLSVMVCDPARPATVVPGRGNLRRWEFMLLPGEDDAEMMRPERVAALLAPYLEGVPHRIVRAATYRFHGLIAERWRDGRVFLAGDAAHQTPPFFGQGMCHGMRDAANLAWKLDLVARGVAGPALLDTYQPERDPHVRSVVTAAVEAGRYICELDPVRAGARDAALRERARQGAPSTAADLIPPLREGAIARGTPGAGERFVQPRVDTPGGRVLLDDATGQGWRLFARGAAAFGRARAAAGALAPLGVTPVDADALADDGTLARWFDDRGVRAVLVRPDFYVFGTAADDADVLVAAAYDALALRAPASRPAPLVGVSGAVAIHQGEQA; this is translated from the coding sequence ATGTACGACGTCGCCGTCGTCGGCTGCGGCCCCGTGGGGGCGCTCGCCGCCAACCTCGCGGCCGGGGCGGGGCTCCGCACGCTCGTGGTCGACCGCGAGGCGGAGCCCCATCCGCTGCCGCGGGCGGTGCACCTCGACCACGAGATGATGCGGCTCTTCCAGGGCGCCGGGCTCGTCGAGCGCCTCGTGCCGGTGATGCGCGAAACGGAGGGGCACCTGCACGTCGGCGCCGACCGCGGCGTGATCCGCTACCTCGGCACGGCGGGGCGCCCCAGGCCCTTCGGGTGGGCCAACGACTACTTCTTCTACCAGCCCGAGCTCGAGGACGTACTCCGCGACGGCCTCGCGCGGTTCCCGCACGCGGAGCTGCGGCTCGGCGTCGAGCTGGAGCGCCTGGACCAGGACGCGGACGGCGTCACGCTCGCCCTCCGCGCGGGCGACGAACCCTCGGCCGTGCGGGCCCGCTTCGTCGTCGCGTGCGACGGCGCGCGCAGCCGCGTGCGCAAGGCGTTAGGCATCCCGCTCGACGACCTCGACTTCGAGGAGCCGTGGCTCGTGGTCGACGCGGCGGTCGACGGGCCGGTCCGCTTCCCCGACCTGTGGGGCGTCCCCGACGCGGCCGACCTGCAGCGGCTCTCGGTGATGGTGTGCGACCCGGCTCGCCCCGCGACCGTGGTGCCGGGGCGCGGCAACCTGCGCCGGTGGGAGTTCATGCTGCTCCCGGGCGAGGACGACGCCGAGATGATGCGGCCGGAACGGGTCGCGGCGCTGCTCGCGCCGTACCTTGAGGGGGTGCCGCACCGGATCGTGCGCGCGGCGACGTACCGCTTCCACGGGCTGATCGCCGAGCGGTGGCGCGACGGGCGCGTGTTCCTCGCGGGGGACGCGGCGCACCAGACGCCGCCCTTCTTCGGCCAGGGGATGTGCCACGGGATGCGCGACGCGGCGAACCTCGCGTGGAAGCTCGACCTCGTCGCGCGCGGGGTCGCCGGGCCGGCGCTGCTCGACACCTACCAGCCCGAGCGCGACCCGCACGTGCGGAGCGTGGTCACGGCCGCGGTCGAGGCGGGGCGCTACATCTGCGAACTCGACCCCGTGCGCGCGGGCGCGCGCGACGCCGCACTCCGCGAGCGGGCCAGGCAGGGCGCGCCGAGTACGGCCGCGGACCTTATCCCGCCGCTCCGGGAGGGCGCGATCGCGCGGGGGACGCCGGGGGCGGGGGAGCGCTTCGTCCAGCCCCGGGTCGACACGCCGGGCGGGCGCGTGCTCCTCGACGACGCGACGGGGCAGGGCTGGCGGCTGTTCGCGCGGGGCGCCGCGGCGTTCGGACGGGCCCGCGCCGCGGCGGGGGCGCTCGCGCCGTTAGGCGTGACGCCGGTCGACGCGGACGCGCTCGCCGACGACGGCACGCTCGCGCGGTGGTTCGACGACCGGGGCGTGCGGGCCGTGCTGGTCCGGCCCGACTTCTACGTGTTCGGGACCGCGGCCGACGACGCGGACGTGTTGGTCGCCGCGGCCTACGACGCGCTGGCCTTGCGCGCGCCGGCGTCGCGGCCGGCGCCGCTCGTCGGCGTCAGCGGCGCCGTCGCCATTCACCAGGGAGAACAGGCTTGA
- the pcaG gene encoding protocatechuate 3,4-dioxygenase subunit alpha, translating to MTARAATPGLTGSQTVGPFFHDCLMRADARRDVLAPGGTPGTRIRVEGRVLDGDGVGVEDAMLEVWQADHLGRYHHPADPRVGPLLDQSMEGAFTGFGRVATDAAGRFELTTVKPGAVPFDAAVDGTRAQAPHLNLAVFARGLLNHLFTRVYFDDEAANADDPVLALVPAGRRGTLVAQLVEGRASEPAVDRAYRFDVVLQGSDAAAETVFFDVPGAASRG from the coding sequence GTGACGGCGCGCGCGGCGACGCCCGGCCTCACGGGCTCGCAGACCGTCGGGCCGTTCTTCCACGACTGCCTGATGCGCGCGGACGCGCGGCGCGACGTGCTCGCGCCGGGTGGCACGCCGGGGACCCGCATCCGCGTCGAGGGGCGGGTGCTCGACGGCGACGGCGTCGGCGTGGAGGACGCGATGCTCGAGGTCTGGCAGGCCGACCACCTCGGGCGGTACCACCACCCTGCGGACCCGCGCGTGGGCCCGCTGCTCGACCAGTCGATGGAAGGCGCGTTCACGGGGTTCGGGCGGGTGGCGACGGACGCCGCGGGGCGCTTCGAGCTGACGACCGTGAAGCCCGGCGCGGTGCCGTTCGACGCCGCGGTCGACGGCACGCGGGCGCAGGCGCCGCACCTCAATCTGGCGGTGTTCGCGCGCGGGCTGCTCAACCATCTCTTCACGCGCGTCTACTTCGACGACGAGGCGGCGAACGCGGACGACCCCGTACTGGCGCTCGTGCCCGCGGGCCGGCGGGGCACGCTCGTCGCGCAACTCGTCGAGGGTCGCGCGAGCGAGCCGGCCGTCGACCGCGCGTACCGGTTCGACGTGGTGCTGCAGGGGTCCGACGCGGCGGCGGAGACGGTGTTCTTCGACGTGCCGGGCGCGGCGAGTCGGGGGTGA
- a CDS encoding 5-carboxymethyl-2-hydroxymuconate isomerase, whose product MKLASFRRPDGTPGFGRVEGDAVIDLGAAGGGAAGAPADLKGALAAGLLAGGAVGRLTDGARHALAEVELLPVVPNPSKVLCVGHNYESHRQETGRPKVDHPSVFTRFADTLVAYGRPIVRPRASTSLDFEGELAVVIGRGGRAIPEEEALEHVAGYACFNDASVRDWQWHTSQFTPGKNFPGTGAFGPWMVTPDEAGDLSEVHVTTRLNGEVVQDQPIGEMIFSVPRIIAYVSAFTPLSPGDVIATGTPGGVGAKRQPPLWLRPGDRVEVAIGPVGTLSNPVVGEGDGAPA is encoded by the coding sequence TTGAAGCTCGCATCTTTCCGCCGGCCCGACGGCACGCCCGGCTTCGGCCGGGTCGAAGGCGACGCGGTCATCGACCTCGGGGCGGCCGGCGGAGGCGCCGCGGGCGCGCCCGCCGACCTGAAGGGCGCGCTCGCCGCCGGCCTGCTCGCCGGCGGCGCGGTCGGGCGCCTAACAGACGGCGCGCGCCACGCGCTCGCCGAGGTCGAGCTGCTGCCGGTCGTGCCGAACCCGTCCAAGGTGCTCTGCGTCGGCCACAACTACGAGAGCCACCGCCAGGAGACCGGCCGCCCGAAGGTCGACCACCCGTCGGTCTTCACGCGCTTCGCCGACACGCTCGTGGCGTACGGCCGGCCGATCGTGCGCCCGCGCGCGTCGACCAGCCTCGACTTCGAGGGGGAGCTCGCGGTGGTCATCGGCCGCGGCGGGCGCGCGATCCCGGAAGAGGAGGCGCTCGAGCACGTCGCGGGGTACGCGTGCTTCAACGACGCGAGCGTGCGCGACTGGCAGTGGCACACGAGCCAGTTCACGCCGGGCAAGAACTTCCCGGGCACCGGCGCCTTCGGCCCGTGGATGGTCACCCCCGACGAGGCGGGCGACCTTTCGGAAGTGCACGTCACCACGCGCCTCAATGGCGAGGTCGTCCAGGACCAGCCGATCGGCGAGATGATCTTCTCGGTGCCGCGGATCATCGCCTACGTTTCGGCCTTCACGCCGCTCTCGCCGGGGGACGTGATCGCGACCGGCACGCCGGGCGGGGTCGGCGCCAAGCGCCAGCCGCCGCTGTGGCTGCGGCCCGGCGACCGGGTCGAGGTCGCGATCGGGCCCGTCGGGACGCTGTCCAACCCGGTCGTCGGCGAAGGCGACGGCGCGCCCGCGTGA
- the pcaH gene encoding protocatechuate 3,4-dioxygenase subunit beta, with translation MSITTTIGEIVRGDASVFPPYLYEAYRSTVRRAPRLPLVEVPLTLSELTGPGPAVSEITPEDADLTRNAGTGGEAVGQRIIVTGRVLDERGAPVPHALVEVWQANAAGRYVHRRDQWPAPLDPHFLGIGRCRTNARGEYRFVTVRPGAYPWGNHPNAWRPAHIHFSLFGPAWGARLVTQMYFADDPLHALDPIFNAVPTEDARRRLVAAYAHDVTEPSWALGWRWDVVLAGEVATPFEPARGADPRGGAA, from the coding sequence ATGAGTATCACCACGACGATCGGTGAGATCGTGCGCGGGGACGCGAGCGTCTTCCCGCCGTACCTGTATGAGGCGTACCGCTCGACGGTGCGGCGCGCGCCGCGCCTGCCGCTCGTCGAGGTGCCACTCACGCTCTCGGAACTGACCGGCCCCGGGCCCGCGGTCAGCGAGATCACGCCCGAAGACGCCGACCTGACGCGCAACGCCGGCACGGGCGGCGAGGCGGTCGGGCAGCGCATCATCGTCACGGGGCGCGTGCTCGACGAGCGCGGGGCGCCGGTGCCGCACGCGCTGGTCGAGGTGTGGCAGGCGAACGCGGCCGGGCGCTACGTCCACCGCCGCGACCAGTGGCCCGCGCCGCTCGACCCGCACTTCCTCGGCATCGGCCGGTGCCGCACGAACGCGCGCGGCGAGTACCGATTCGTCACCGTGCGGCCCGGCGCCTACCCCTGGGGGAACCACCCGAACGCGTGGCGCCCCGCGCACATTCACTTCTCGCTGTTCGGCCCCGCGTGGGGCGCGCGGCTCGTGACGCAGATGTACTTCGCCGACGACCCGCTGCACGCGCTCGACCCGATCTTCAACGCGGTGCCGACGGAGGACGCGCGGCGGCGCCTGGTCGCGGCCTACGCCCACGACGTGACCGAGCCGTCGTGGGCGTTAGGCTGGCGTTGGGACGTCGTGCTCGCCGGGGAGGTCGCGACGCCGTTCGAGCCGGCGCGCGGGGCGGACCCCCGCGGGGGGGCGGCGTGA